The Desulfomicrobium orale DSM 12838 genome includes a window with the following:
- the ahbC gene encoding 12,18-didecarboxysiroheme deacetylase, whose amino-acid sequence MIGISKLYCGTVEPSDALRYGRHSGKLPSHLLQFAKDKKPVVVWNMTQRCNLKCVHCYAHAVEPSRHKDPISTDQAKAIIDDLAAFGAPVMLFSGGEPLVREDLVELAKYATSKGMRAVISTNGTLITKAKARELKDVGLSYVGISLDGAEEVHDRFRAVPGSYKMALKGVENCQAEGLKVGLRFTINKRNAAEIPHLFDLIEAMEVPRICFYHLVYSGRGSELIKEDLDHAETRAVVDLIMDRTRALHDKGLPKEVLTVDNHADGPYVYYRLLKEDPERAAEVMELLRMNEGNSSGRGIGCISWDGSVHADQFMRHITFGNVLERPFSEIWTDRNIELLHKLKDKRPHVKGRCAACRFLNICGGNFRARAEAYYDDFWAQDPACYLTDEEITGEPL is encoded by the coding sequence ATGATCGGCATTTCGAAACTTTACTGCGGCACGGTGGAACCCTCCGACGCCTTGCGCTACGGCCGTCATTCCGGCAAACTGCCGTCCCACCTGCTGCAATTCGCCAAGGATAAGAAACCCGTTGTGGTCTGGAACATGACCCAGCGATGTAATCTCAAGTGCGTCCACTGTTACGCGCACGCCGTGGAGCCGAGCAGGCACAAGGATCCCATTTCCACAGACCAGGCCAAGGCCATTATCGACGATCTGGCGGCCTTCGGCGCGCCGGTCATGCTTTTTTCCGGCGGTGAACCCCTGGTTCGCGAAGATCTGGTCGAACTGGCCAAGTACGCCACATCCAAGGGCATGCGGGCCGTCATCTCCACCAACGGGACGCTGATCACCAAGGCCAAGGCCAGGGAACTCAAGGATGTGGGGCTCTCTTATGTGGGCATATCCCTGGACGGAGCCGAGGAAGTGCACGACCGTTTCCGCGCCGTGCCCGGCTCGTACAAAATGGCGCTCAAGGGCGTGGAGAACTGTCAGGCCGAGGGCCTCAAGGTGGGTCTTCGCTTCACCATCAACAAGCGCAATGCGGCGGAAATTCCGCACCTTTTCGACCTCATCGAGGCCATGGAAGTGCCTCGCATCTGTTTCTACCATCTGGTCTATTCCGGGCGCGGATCGGAGCTGATCAAGGAAGATCTGGATCATGCCGAGACGCGGGCCGTGGTGGACCTGATCATGGACCGCACCCGTGCCCTGCACGACAAGGGCCTGCCCAAGGAAGTGCTGACCGTCGACAACCACGCCGACGGCCCTTACGTTTATTACCGGCTGCTGAAGGAAGACCCGGAGCGCGCCGCCGAGGTCATGGAGCTGCTCAGGATGAACGAAGGCAATTCCTCGGGCCGGGGCATCGGTTGCATTTCCTGGGACGGTTCCGTGCATGCCGACCAGTTCATGCGCCATATCACCTTCGGCAATGTCCTGGAGCGCCCCTTCTCGGAAATCTGGACCGACCGGAACATCGAACTGCTGCACAAGCTGAAGGACAAGCGTCCGCATGTGAAGGGCCGCTGTGCCGCGTGCCGCTTTCTGAACATCTGCGGCGGCAATTTCCGCGCCCGCGCCGAGGCCTATTACGACGATTTCTGGGCTCAGGACCCGGCCTGTTATCTGACGGACGAGGAGATCACGGGCGAGCCCCTGTGA
- a CDS encoding lysophospholipid acyltransferase family protein, producing the protein MNAGFYGGLLLLTAITIIFSPPAYCWLRVKGLDSGRAVRRIVWLYGRGWLHLLSVFVPVRVRTGAREDYPVPCIVVANHQSFFDAFCMGALPIYDLAFVVRAWPFRIPFYGPYMLLGEYLNSENLSAAEFLALGKDRLNRGVSLIIFPEGTRSATGRLGRFYSGAFTLAMEAGVPIVPLCIHGTGRFLSRGRAWVRRAEISITALPPLHPAAFAEYGPGAHLLLRRETKNVLDSELRRLDGSANFHCP; encoded by the coding sequence ATGAACGCCGGTTTTTACGGCGGCCTGCTGCTGTTGACCGCGATCACCATCATTTTTTCCCCGCCCGCATACTGCTGGCTGCGCGTGAAGGGGCTGGATTCCGGGCGGGCCGTGCGGCGTATCGTCTGGCTGTACGGACGGGGCTGGCTCCATCTTCTTTCCGTTTTTGTTCCGGTTCGCGTCAGAACCGGTGCCCGGGAGGACTATCCCGTCCCCTGCATCGTGGTGGCCAACCATCAGTCCTTTTTCGACGCCTTCTGCATGGGGGCGCTGCCCATTTACGATCTGGCCTTCGTGGTCCGGGCCTGGCCTTTTCGCATCCCTTTTTACGGGCCGTACATGCTGCTTGGAGAATATCTGAACAGCGAAAATCTTTCCGCCGCGGAATTTCTGGCCTTGGGGAAAGACCGCCTGAACCGGGGTGTTTCGCTGATCATTTTCCCCGAGGGCACGCGCAGCGCCACCGGCAGGCTGGGACGCTTCTATTCCGGCGCCTTCACCCTGGCCATGGAGGCGGGCGTGCCCATTGTGCCTCTTTGCATCCACGGCACGGGGCGGTTTCTGTCCAGGGGGCGGGCCTGGGTCCGCCGGGCGGAGATTTCCATCACGGCCCTGCCGCCCCTGCATCCGGCGGCGTTCGCGGAGTACGGTCCCGGAGCGCATCTGTTGCTGCGCAGGGAAACGAAGAATGTCCTGGACAGCGAACTGCGCCGTCTGGACGGAAGCGCAAATTTTCACTGCCCATGA
- a CDS encoding acyl carrier protein, with translation MTNEEVIARTNAAIATEFELDPSALKPEASFKDDLGLDSLDAVDMVIVLEQEFGVKIGKDPRIAAIRNLADLHAFMIEKKQAMDA, from the coding sequence ATGACGAATGAGGAAGTCATCGCGCGCACCAACGCCGCCATTGCCACGGAATTCGAGCTGGACCCGTCGGCTCTGAAACCGGAGGCGTCCTTCAAGGATGATCTGGGGCTGGACAGCCTGGACGCCGTGGACATGGTCATCGTGCTGGAGCAGGAATTCGGCGTCAAAATAGGCAAGGATCCCCGCATCGCGGCCATCCGCAATCTGGCCGACCTGCATGCTTTCATGATCGAGAAGAAACAGGCCATGGACGCCTGA
- the asnB gene encoding asparagine synthase (glutamine-hydrolyzing), producing MCGIAGFFHPSHIPSDPGVLRAMAGSIAHRGPDHEGLYQDSYCALASRRLAIIDLPGGNQPVIHPETGAVLVFNGEIYNFRELRAELASLGHVFQTRSDSEILLAAYTQWGEDCPSRLVGMFAFTVWEPRDRRLFLARDRMGKKPLFYTVLPDETLVFASEIKALLRFPGVARRFNPVAMDRLLDYGFNLAPSTFFESIFQVMPGSSLLCTGNTRRERIYWRLPEETAALSEDEAADGLRHHLTEAVRARLAADVPVASYLSGGIDSSAVTGLYARLSGTPVHTLSITFEDAGYDERHFARLVSDRFGTRHQEFACSIGEHELENLVWYLETPLVTLLNLPLYLLSRQIRSMGFKVVLSGDGADEILGGYDYFKLLKLMAFIGRKETPGRADLLRRVFPALSSPVQAWAQYRTLKSYPVTHPALPYRFQVFQFKDQLLAPLFHERLTSRRGERLGELPAVPKSAPILNQALLFEARMRLPNLTLTLADAMSMANSVELRSPFMDHRLVEYVFSLPAHYKMRGLNEKFLLKKSMRGVLPGTIWQRRKQPLAPPSKWFVRRFRTAVGDVLSARTVREKGYFRPEFIDHMLREFDADSPMDYSGVLIVAFFLHLFDDLFLRPGRGLGC from the coding sequence ATGTGCGGTATCGCCGGCTTTTTTCATCCCAGCCATATTCCTTCCGATCCGGGCGTGCTGCGCGCCATGGCCGGAAGTATCGCCCATCGCGGGCCGGATCACGAAGGCCTGTATCAGGACAGCTACTGCGCCCTGGCTTCCAGACGGCTGGCCATTATCGATCTGCCCGGCGGCAATCAGCCTGTCATTCATCCCGAAACGGGTGCGGTGCTTGTCTTTAACGGTGAGATCTACAATTTCCGGGAGCTGCGCGCGGAACTGGCGTCTCTGGGACATGTCTTCCAGACCCGCTCCGATTCCGAAATTCTGCTGGCCGCCTATACGCAGTGGGGCGAGGACTGTCCTTCCCGGCTGGTCGGGATGTTCGCCTTCACCGTCTGGGAGCCCCGCGACCGGCGGCTTTTTCTGGCCAGAGACAGGATGGGCAAGAAGCCGCTTTTCTACACGGTTCTGCCTGACGAAACCCTGGTCTTCGCATCGGAAATAAAGGCGCTTCTGAGATTTCCCGGCGTCGCGCGGCGGTTTAACCCCGTGGCCATGGACCGCCTTCTGGACTACGGATTCAATCTCGCTCCATCCACATTCTTCGAGTCCATATTCCAGGTCATGCCCGGCTCCAGCCTGCTCTGCACGGGGAACACGCGCCGGGAGCGGATTTACTGGCGGCTGCCCGAGGAAACGGCGGCCCTGTCCGAAGACGAAGCGGCGGACGGCCTGCGCCACCATTTGACCGAGGCCGTACGCGCCCGGCTGGCGGCGGACGTGCCCGTGGCGTCGTATTTGAGCGGCGGCATCGATTCCAGTGCCGTGACGGGACTGTACGCCCGGCTGTCGGGGACGCCCGTGCACACCCTGTCCATCACCTTCGAGGACGCCGGGTATGATGAGCGCCATTTCGCCCGGCTGGTTTCGGACCGGTTCGGTACAAGGCATCAGGAGTTCGCCTGCTCCATCGGGGAGCACGAGCTGGAAAATCTGGTCTGGTATCTGGAAACGCCGCTGGTCACCCTGCTCAATCTGCCCCTTTATCTGCTCTCCCGCCAGATTCGGAGCATGGGCTTCAAGGTGGTGCTGTCCGGGGACGGTGCCGATGAAATCCTCGGCGGGTACGACTATTTCAAACTTCTGAAGCTCATGGCCTTTATCGGCCGGAAGGAGACACCGGGCCGGGCCGATCTTCTGCGCCGGGTCTTCCCGGCCCTGTCTTCGCCGGTTCAGGCCTGGGCGCAGTACCGGACGCTCAAATCCTACCCCGTGACGCATCCGGCCCTGCCCTATCGTTTTCAGGTCTTCCAGTTCAAAGACCAGCTCCTTGCTCCGCTCTTCCACGAGCGTCTGACCTCCCGCCGGGGAGAGCGTCTGGGCGAACTGCCCGCTGTCCCTAAATCCGCTCCGATTCTCAATCAGGCGCTTCTTTTCGAAGCCCGCATGCGCCTGCCCAACCTGACCCTGACCCTGGCCGACGCCATGAGCATGGCCAACTCCGTGGAATTGCGTTCACCGTTCATGGATCACCGGCTGGTGGAATATGTTTTTTCCCTCCCGGCCCATTACAAGATGCGCGGACTGAATGAAAAATTCCTGCTCAAGAAAAGCATGCGCGGCGTGTTGCCGGGGACCATCTGGCAGCGCCGCAAACAGCCTCTCGCTCCGCCATCCAAATGGTTCGTCCGGCGTTTCCGTACTGCGGTGGGGGATGTGCTCTCCGCCCGGACCGTGCGCGAAAAGGGCTATTTCCGGCCGGAATTCATCGACCACATGCTGCGGGAGTTCGACGCGGACAGTCCCATGGATTACAGCGGCGTACTCATCGTGGCCTTTTTTCTGCATCTTTTCGATGATCTCTTTCTGCGGCCCGGAAGGGGCCTTGGTTGCTAA
- a CDS encoding beta-ketoacyl-[acyl-carrier-protein] synthase family protein, with protein sequence MNVSRGFSRIPPGMLPVPFFFYGPADERIEHETESGRRRASFAVMNRVAITGIGVISTLGNDTDTVSRALYRGRSGIVSDPERLRRGFSSSLTGVVKDFDPSAWLNRKQLKTMPDFAVMAYAASMEAVRISGLDPDDLRDDRTGLVFGSDSSCLAALEQVELLRERGETALIGSGLVFRSMTSCVTMNLNTLLGTRGACWTISSACSSGGHAVGQAADLIALGRQDRVLCGGAQEINWESMCSFDGLGAFSARLDQPEAASRPFDRARDGLVPSGGAAAVLLENYDLARRRGARILGEVAGYGFSSDGESLSVPSRGGLARAMTAALHAAGLTPDRIDYICAHATSTPAGDRAEAENILDVFGPAKPCVSSTKSMTGHELWMSGASQVVYATLMARDGFIAPSINFEEPDEISAGLNIAASVIDRPPRTVLCNAAGFGGTNSCLALRFGT encoded by the coding sequence GTGAATGTTTCGCGGGGCTTTTCCCGCATTCCACCGGGGATGCTTCCCGTCCCCTTTTTCTTTTACGGACCGGCCGATGAGCGCATTGAGCATGAGACAGAATCCGGACGCAGGCGCGCGTCTTTCGCGGTCATGAACCGCGTGGCCATTACCGGTATCGGCGTTATCTCCACTCTGGGCAACGACACGGATACGGTGTCCCGGGCTCTGTACCGGGGACGGTCCGGCATTGTCAGCGACCCCGAGCGGCTTCGGCGCGGTTTTTCTTCTTCCCTCACCGGCGTCGTCAAAGATTTTGATCCTTCCGCCTGGCTGAACCGCAAGCAGCTGAAGACCATGCCGGATTTCGCCGTCATGGCCTATGCCGCTTCCATGGAGGCCGTCAGAATTTCCGGACTGGATCCCGATGACCTGCGCGATGACCGTACCGGTCTGGTTTTCGGTTCCGATTCCAGCTGTCTGGCCGCCCTCGAACAGGTGGAACTGCTTAGGGAGCGCGGGGAAACGGCGCTCATCGGCAGCGGGCTGGTTTTTCGCTCCATGACTTCCTGCGTGACCATGAATCTGAATACGCTGCTCGGCACCCGCGGAGCGTGCTGGACCATCAGTTCGGCCTGTTCCAGCGGCGGGCACGCCGTGGGCCAGGCGGCGGATCTCATCGCTTTGGGCCGCCAGGACCGGGTTCTCTGCGGCGGGGCGCAGGAGATCAACTGGGAGTCCATGTGCAGTTTCGACGGGCTGGGCGCGTTCTCGGCCCGGCTGGATCAGCCCGAGGCGGCCAGTCGTCCCTTTGACCGGGCGCGTGACGGACTGGTGCCGAGCGGCGGGGCGGCCGCAGTGCTGCTCGAAAATTACGATCTGGCCCGCAGGCGGGGAGCGCGTATTCTGGGAGAAGTGGCCGGGTACGGCTTTTCCTCCGATGGCGAGAGCCTGTCCGTACCCAGCCGGGGCGGTCTGGCCCGGGCCATGACCGCTGCGTTGCACGCGGCCGGGCTGACCCCGGACCGGATCGATTATATCTGCGCCCACGCCACCTCCACGCCCGCCGGAGACCGGGCCGAGGCTGAAAACATCCTCGATGTGTTCGGACCAGCCAAGCCTTGCGTCTCTTCCACCAAATCCATGACCGGGCACGAGCTGTGGATGTCCGGGGCCTCGCAGGTGGTGTACGCCACCCTCATGGCCAGGGACGGCTTCATCGCCCCCAGCATCAACTTCGAGGAACCGGACGAAATTTCGGCCGGCCTGAATATCGCGGCTTCGGTCATCGACCGTCCGCCGCGCACGGTGCTGTGCAACGCGGCGGGTTTCGGCGGCACCAATTCCTGCCTCGCACTGCGGTTTGGGACATGA
- a CDS encoding YIP1 family protein → MKITCPQCGFARTVDDEILPPRAVMATCPKCAHRFKFRDRPPQSEPAADPNLQEETSELQTQTVSPSAEAAPGPRPVPQPEPAAEEDLWENLEALSEGQEDAHQDHEPEASTPPAWEKSGAAPVQAFAQTVLDVLSDPRRFFSSMLIRRELLKPLLFLLLIVEAVALSRVVWQMLDILPPGVMMDGFGQNTQAVLALIVYPLQAAVAFFLDVGVNHLLLRVFNADSKGFSGTFRAAAYSSVPLLFLVVPYIGLPIGLIGFMVYKFFGFKYVHRAGTQQVLAVLTIPILLGLIGLVLMILLFRNTPVV, encoded by the coding sequence ATGAAAATCACCTGCCCCCAATGCGGTTTTGCCCGCACTGTCGACGACGAGATTCTGCCCCCCAGGGCAGTCATGGCTACATGTCCCAAATGTGCCCACCGGTTCAAATTCCGGGACCGTCCTCCACAGTCTGAGCCCGCAGCGGATCCAAACCTTCAGGAAGAAACGTCTGAACTGCAGACGCAGACGGTTTCGCCGTCTGCGGAGGCTGCTCCCGGCCCCCGGCCCGTGCCGCAGCCTGAACCCGCTGCGGAAGAAGACCTGTGGGAAAATCTGGAAGCACTGAGCGAGGGTCAGGAAGACGCCCACCAGGATCATGAGCCGGAAGCCTCGACGCCGCCCGCGTGGGAGAAGAGCGGGGCGGCTCCGGTCCAGGCTTTTGCCCAGACGGTTCTGGACGTCCTGTCCGACCCCCGGCGTTTCTTCTCCTCCATGCTTATCCGCCGGGAGCTGCTGAAGCCCCTGCTTTTCTTGCTGCTTATCGTCGAGGCTGTGGCGCTGTCCCGGGTTGTCTGGCAGATGCTGGATATTCTGCCTCCCGGAGTGATGATGGACGGGTTCGGCCAGAACACGCAGGCGGTTCTGGCTCTCATCGTGTACCCGTTGCAGGCGGCCGTGGCGTTTTTTCTGGATGTGGGCGTAAACCATCTGCTGCTGCGGGTGTTCAATGCCGACTCCAAGGGTTTTTCAGGCACCTTCCGGGCGGCAGCTTACAGCTCAGTGCCCCTGCTTTTTCTGGTCGTGCCTTACATTGGTCTGCCCATCGGGTTGATCGGGTTCATGGTCTACAAGTTCTTCGGTTTCAAATACGTTCACCGGGCGGGCACGCAACAGGTTCTCGCGGTGCTGACCATCCCCATACTGCTGGGGCTGATCGGCCTTGTGCTCATGATTCTTCTGTTCAGAAACACTCCGGTGGTCTGA
- a CDS encoding beta-ketoacyl-[acyl-carrier-protein] synthase family protein, with the protein MPLRRVVITGLGAVSPLGLGVEPMFAGLLDGVSGVVRVPELEHIHGLGPRVAGLVRDVDASVVPRRIRRSMSAMSVFSLFAAQEALAQAGVDAETVAGGRLGVALGSTVGSVSTMEEFFMQYLPGQSVEHTKSMLFFRIMSHSCASNLAQALGITGRVLAPAAACSTGCQAVGLGFETVALGRQDMMLCGGADEFHPLTAATFDTIQAASTKYNDTPQRTPRPFDRDRDGIVCAEGAGVLLLEALDSALARGADILAEVAGFASTSDTTSIASPDPEPVRRCMEEALDHARLRPEDIGYVNAHATGTVQGDEAEARAIERLFGAATPVSSLKGHMGHTMAASGALELAACVRMLVARRLAPTRNLDNPAPECSGLFLPRRVLPLESGALIKNNFALGGVNCSVVLRRFTHDE; encoded by the coding sequence ATGCCGCTGAGGCGGGTGGTCATCACCGGGCTTGGGGCTGTTTCGCCTTTGGGCCTTGGCGTGGAACCGATGTTTGCGGGGCTGCTGGACGGGGTCAGCGGCGTTGTCCGCGTGCCGGAACTGGAGCATATTCATGGTCTGGGGCCGAGAGTGGCCGGGCTGGTCCGCGATGTGGACGCCAGCGTTGTGCCGCGCAGGATCAGGCGTTCCATGTCGGCCATGTCGGTTTTTTCCCTGTTTGCGGCGCAGGAGGCCTTGGCCCAGGCTGGGGTGGACGCGGAGACGGTCGCGGGTGGCAGGCTGGGGGTGGCTCTGGGCTCCACCGTGGGCAGCGTGTCCACCATGGAGGAGTTCTTTATGCAGTATCTGCCCGGCCAGAGCGTGGAACACACCAAATCCATGCTGTTTTTCCGCATCATGAGCCATTCCTGTGCATCCAATCTGGCTCAGGCCCTGGGGATCACGGGGCGTGTTCTGGCTCCGGCGGCGGCCTGCTCCACGGGGTGTCAGGCTGTGGGACTGGGTTTCGAGACCGTGGCACTGGGCCGTCAGGACATGATGCTCTGCGGCGGGGCGGACGAATTTCATCCCCTCACGGCGGCTACCTTCGACACCATTCAGGCCGCGTCCACAAAATACAACGACACTCCGCAGCGTACGCCGCGTCCCTTCGACCGGGACCGGGACGGTATTGTCTGTGCCGAGGGTGCGGGTGTCCTGCTGCTGGAGGCTCTTGATTCAGCTCTGGCGCGTGGCGCGGACATCCTGGCCGAGGTGGCCGGATTCGCATCCACATCCGATACAACGAGCATCGCGAGCCCGGACCCGGAGCCGGTCCGCCGGTGCATGGAAGAAGCCCTTGACCATGCGCGTCTGCGCCCCGAAGACATCGGCTATGTCAACGCTCATGCGACAGGCACCGTGCAGGGCGACGAGGCCGAGGCCAGGGCCATCGAGCGGCTTTTCGGGGCGGCCACGCCCGTTTCCAGCCTGAAGGGGCATATGGGTCATACCATGGCGGCCAGCGGGGCGCTGGAACTTGCCGCCTGTGTGCGGATGCTTGTGGCCAGGCGGCTTGCCCCCACCCGCAATCTTGACAATCCCGCGCCCGAATGTTCAGGCCTGTTCTTGCCTCGCCGTGTTCTGCCGTTGGAATCCGGAGCGCTCATCAAGAACAATTTCGCCCTGGGCGGAGTCAATTGCTCGGTCGTACTCAGGAGATTCACCCATGACGAATGA
- a CDS encoding phytoene desaturase family protein — MTPRFVVIGAGVSGMSAALLLARHGYAVTLVEKFPLPAPTLRGFFRQGAYFDTGLHYLGAFGPGEILDTYFRALGLTGLERRPYAADGFDCIRYPSLNAEFRIPAGYDRALETLGAAFPHEIPAIRTYLAAVRKEFDASPFLNPDRPFRSAGLAAIGDSSTLAGYLDSLTDDALLKSVLSVHCLLHGVSPQEVAFAHHARVVGSYLQSVHGVAGGGLSLVRAFERALRAASVELRCGYGARRILLDSAGTVRAVETSDGGVIEARGVLCTAHPKFLPELAPEGFRPAYRRRIRALTDTPSAYMLFGLSEPVGVLEGRNLFICPETDVAAFFRPGRTPEQGPFYAVSGAEAGNGRRTVTVIAPGYMDDVAQWADSRPGNRPGEYGRHKRARLEAMAGAVLRHAPELAGVSFVDGATPLTLRDFMHAPAGSLYGAGHTAGQFNPAPVTRIPGLWAAGQGVVAPGVLGAVVSAFLACGCVIGHDILRGEVRACR; from the coding sequence ATGACGCCCCGGTTCGTAGTCATCGGGGCCGGTGTTTCCGGCATGAGCGCGGCCCTGCTGCTGGCCCGGCACGGATACGCCGTGACCCTGGTGGAGAAATTTCCCCTTCCTGCGCCCACACTGCGCGGCTTTTTCCGGCAGGGGGCGTACTTCGACACGGGGTTGCACTATCTCGGCGCTTTCGGGCCGGGAGAAATTCTGGATACGTACTTCCGCGCTCTGGGCCTGACCGGACTCGAGCGCCGGCCTTATGCGGCGGATGGCTTTGATTGCATCCGCTACCCCTCACTGAACGCCGAATTTCGCATCCCCGCCGGTTATGACCGGGCTCTGGAGACCCTGGGGGCCGCCTTTCCCCATGAAATTCCCGCCATCCGGACCTATCTGGCGGCTGTGCGAAAGGAGTTCGATGCCTCTCCGTTTCTGAATCCGGACCGGCCTTTTCGGAGCGCCGGGCTGGCCGCTATCGGCGACAGCAGCACGCTGGCCGGATATCTGGATTCCCTGACGGACGACGCGCTGCTCAAGTCCGTTCTGTCCGTGCACTGTCTGTTGCATGGCGTGTCCCCGCAGGAGGTGGCCTTTGCCCACCACGCCAGGGTCGTGGGCTCGTATCTGCAATCCGTGCACGGCGTGGCGGGGGGCGGCCTGAGCCTGGTCCGCGCGTTCGAGCGCGCCCTGCGGGCGGCCTCGGTGGAACTGCGCTGCGGGTACGGAGCGCGGCGGATACTGCTGGACTCCGCCGGAACCGTCCGCGCCGTGGAGACTTCGGATGGCGGCGTTATCGAGGCTCGGGGCGTGCTGTGCACCGCGCATCCGAAATTTTTGCCGGAACTTGCGCCCGAAGGCTTCCGCCCGGCCTACCGGCGGCGCATCAGGGCCCTGACCGACACTCCCTCTGCGTACATGCTGTTCGGCCTTTCCGAGCCTGTCGGCGTTCTTGAAGGGCGAAACCTCTTCATCTGCCCGGAGACGGATGTCGCCGCGTTTTTCCGGCCCGGCCGGACGCCGGAGCAGGGGCCGTTCTACGCCGTGTCCGGCGCGGAAGCGGGGAATGGCAGGCGGACCGTGACTGTCATCGCGCCGGGATATATGGATGATGTGGCGCAATGGGCGGATTCGCGGCCGGGCAATCGCCCCGGAGAGTACGGGCGGCACAAGCGCGCCCGGCTTGAGGCCATGGCCGGGGCTGTGCTGCGCCATGCTCCGGAACTTGCGGGCGTGTCTTTCGTGGATGGGGCCACGCCGCTCACCCTGCGCGATTTCATGCACGCTCCGGCGGGCAGTCTGTATGGCGCCGGGCACACGGCGGGACAGTTCAATCCCGCACCCGTTACGCGCATTCCGGGCCTGTGGGCGGCCGGACAGGGCGTGGTCGCTCCGGGCGTGCTGGGCGCCGTGGTCTCGGCCTTTCTGGCCTGTGGCTGCGTGATCGGGCATGATATTCTGCGGGGGGAGGTGCGCGCATGCCGCTGA
- a CDS encoding TusE/DsrC/DsvC family sulfur relay protein, which translates to MAQIEFEGKAFEIDEDGFLLKFEDWAPEWVDYVKDSEGIAEITPAHQEILDFLQDYYKKNGIAPMVRILSKSTGYKLKQIYELFPSGPGKGACKMAGLPKPTGCV; encoded by the coding sequence ATGGCACAAATTGAATTCGAGGGAAAAGCTTTCGAAATCGACGAAGACGGCTTCCTGCTGAAGTTTGAAGATTGGGCTCCCGAGTGGGTTGATTATGTCAAGGACAGTGAAGGTATCGCCGAAATCACCCCGGCCCACCAGGAAATTCTGGATTTCCTGCAGGATTACTACAAAAAGAATGGTATCGCCCCCATGGTGCGCATTCTCTCCAAATCCACCGGCTACAAACTGAAACAGATCTACGAGTTGTTTCCTTCCGGCCCCGGCAAAGGCGCTTGCAAAATGGCTGGCCTGCCCAAGCCCACTGGTTGTGTGTAA
- the fliS gene encoding flagellar export chaperone FliS has protein sequence MHKAASAYMQTHVTTTTPGHLVVMLYDGAISFLEQAKVRMQEKNYAQKGILISQALDIIAELDGSLNTEKGGDIARNLHSLYAYCNSRLLLANLRMETEPIDEVIGILSSFRSAFAEISRVPPHPASRAAVQYAR, from the coding sequence ATGCACAAAGCGGCCAGCGCCTATATGCAGACGCACGTGACCACCACCACTCCGGGGCATCTGGTGGTCATGCTTTACGATGGAGCCATCTCCTTTCTGGAGCAGGCCAAAGTCCGGATGCAGGAGAAGAACTACGCCCAGAAGGGTATCCTCATTTCCCAGGCCCTGGATATCATCGCCGAGCTCGACGGCTCTCTGAACACGGAAAAAGGCGGCGACATCGCCCGGAACCTGCACAGTCTGTATGCATACTGTAACTCCCGCCTGCTTCTGGCCAACCTGCGGATGGAAACAGAGCCCATTGACGAGGTCATAGGCATTCTGTCTTCCTTCCGGTCCGCTTTCGCCGAGATATCCAGAGTCCCGCCGCATCCGGCGTCCAGGGCCGCCGTGCAGTACGCACGCTAG